The stretch of DNA TGTTCGCGGAGCTCTGCAACAAGGTCGAAAAAAAAGGCAAGTGGCTGGACGAGGCCCGGCAGGGCTATCTGTTTCTCACCGGTCACGGCAAGGACCCTCAGGGCCGCTATTATTTTTCCCTGAGCCGGGAAGGGGTCCCGGCCATGGCTCCCTACAACGCCTTTTCGGACTGCTTTGCGGTCATGGGGGCGGCGGCCCTTTACAAGGCCTGCGGGGACCCGGACGCCCGCCGGGAGGCCCTGTCTGCCTACGAAAGCTACTCCGCCCGGGAAAAGAGGCCCAAGGGCGAGTGGACCAAGGAGCTGGAGGGCAAAAAGGCATACCTGAGCTTCGGCTTTTATATGATGCAGCTCAATCTGCTGTCGGTGCTGCAGGAAAACCTGGGCGTCGACAACTCAGGGGAGCTGGCCCGGCTCCGCCGCTTCGTCCTCGACACCTTTTACAGCCCGGAGCATGGAGTGGTGTTTGAGAACGTGCCTCCCAAGGGAGGGCCGGACCTGTCCTCCATGACCGGCCGCCACACCAACCCGGGCCACGCTCTGGAGGCCATGTGGTTCATCATGTCCTCGGCCC from Abditibacteriota bacterium encodes:
- a CDS encoding AGE family epimerase/isomerase, which codes for MKEYQTTYRQYLLDNVVPFWEKHCPDPEYGGYFTCLDRDGSVYDTEKYMWMQWRIVWMFAELCNKVEKKGKWLDEARQGYLFLTGHGKDPQGRYYFSLSREGVPAMAPYNAFSDCFAVMGAAALYKACGDPDARREALSAYESYSAREKRPKGEWTKELEGKKAYLSFGFYMMQLNLLSVLQENLGVDNSGELARLRRFVLDTFYSPEHGVVFENVPPKGGPDLSSMTGRHTNPGHALEAMWFIMSSA